The following proteins come from a genomic window of Paenibacillus spongiae:
- a CDS encoding trans-sulfuration enzyme family protein, with translation MAMEDKEESSVFTNVSHDPTDTRHHGAITIPVYQSSLFAFERYDQFESAFSDLFRHHIYSRGNNPTVEYLERKLAELEEGEEARCFASGMAAISSAIMSTLKSGDHVVCVNQAYGPTKEFLGVYMKRWGIETTFVDGSDLAAWQAAIQPNTRLFYLESPTTMMFELQDLRACTELARRIGAATIIDNTWATSCYQKPLSMGVDLVVHSLSKYVSGHSDCVGGVAIGSKQMIDRLSKDEYMLFGGIMAPQIAALITRGLRTLPLRMQRHEISGLAVAHHMEKQSYVRKVNHPALTSHPQHELARMQMTGFGSLFSFESDYSADVLKEWANNLQYFKIGVSWGGFESLVTVNSIGGQKSNPSIVRLYVGQEDPEDLIRDIDQAWQQTIQGNRRNSP, from the coding sequence ATGGCAATGGAAGATAAAGAAGAATCATCGGTTTTTACGAATGTCTCGCACGATCCGACCGATACGCGCCACCATGGCGCAATAACGATACCGGTATACCAGAGCAGTCTGTTTGCGTTCGAGCGTTACGATCAATTCGAATCGGCATTCAGCGATTTATTCCGTCATCACATTTATTCGCGGGGGAATAATCCGACGGTGGAATATTTGGAGCGGAAACTTGCCGAGCTGGAGGAAGGAGAGGAAGCCCGCTGCTTCGCATCCGGTATGGCGGCGATTTCGTCGGCGATCATGTCCACGTTAAAGAGTGGCGATCATGTGGTGTGCGTTAATCAAGCATATGGACCGACTAAGGAATTTCTTGGCGTCTATATGAAGCGTTGGGGGATTGAGACGACATTCGTGGACGGCAGCGACTTGGCTGCGTGGCAGGCTGCGATTCAGCCGAATACACGCCTGTTCTACCTGGAAAGCCCGACAACGATGATGTTTGAGCTTCAGGATCTGCGCGCTTGTACGGAACTGGCCCGACGTATAGGAGCTGCGACGATTATCGATAATACGTGGGCGACATCCTGCTACCAGAAGCCGCTGTCGATGGGGGTAGACCTGGTCGTACATTCACTATCGAAATATGTATCCGGACACAGCGATTGTGTAGGTGGCGTCGCAATCGGCTCGAAACAGATGATCGATCGGCTCAGCAAGGATGAATACATGCTCTTCGGCGGTATTATGGCTCCTCAGATTGCGGCGCTCATAACAAGGGGATTGCGGACGCTTCCGCTCCGCATGCAAAGACATGAAATTAGCGGCTTGGCCGTGGCACACCATATGGAGAAGCAGTCCTATGTTCGCAAGGTCAATCATCCTGCGCTTACTTCGCACCCTCAGCATGAATTGGCGCGTATGCAGATGACCGGGTTCGGCAGCCTATTCTCCTTCGAATCAGATTATTCTGCGGACGTGCTGAAGGAATGGGCGAACAACCTGCAATATTTCAAAATCGGGGTGAGCTGGGGCGGATTCGAGAGCTTGGTTACGGTCAATTCGATTGGCGGGCAGAAGTCCAATCCGTCGATCGTCCGACTCTATGTCGGTCAGGAAGATCCGGAGGATTTGATCCGCGACATCGATCAAGCTTGGCAGCAAACCATACAAGGGAATAGGAGGAACAGTCCTTAG